One region of Culex pipiens pallens isolate TS chromosome 2, TS_CPP_V2, whole genome shotgun sequence genomic DNA includes:
- the LOC120425831 gene encoding kielin/chordin-like protein, with translation MRSLLLIAAVLVAGALALDEGQVCEPGSNFMVECNKCRCSSDGKLMSCTRKFCVPDSFQSDDPAPAVAQLPTIAVDDASVASKGDEEQVHTNGQVCTPNETKQEDCNRCKCAANGIGWFCTRKACPPREKRHASRQNPLQCTPGTSFKSSDGCNDCFCTETGIAACTMKFCFNDVAKVKREAPKLAKQCEPGSSFKSADGCNDCFCTETGIAACTMKFCFNNKVKREAPAGTQCVKGTSFRSSDDCNTCFCGENGVIACTRKFCVPKVKRDVQQQCVPGSTFKDAEGCNDCFCTADGRAACTEKLCLKPQKTKRDAPQPEKQCEPGTSFKSADGCNNCFCTENGIAACSQKFCFPTKTKRQVAIGQAVPKVDCKPGTSFKHSDGCNNCYCGENGIAACTQMFCFTKEKRDVDELPQSKLAPGTEGFECKPNSRFKYQCNQCRCDNTGKFAACTYKFCIEGEY, from the exons ATGAGGTCATTACTACTAATTGCGGCGGTGCTCGTCGCTGGAG CGCTGGCATTGGACGAAGGCCAAGTGTGTGAACCGGGAAGCAACTTCATGGTGGAGTGCAACAAATGTCGCTGCTCGTCCGATGGCAAGCTGATGTCATGCACGAGAAAGTTCTGCGTGCCGGACTCGTTCCAGAGTGACGACCCGGCACCGGCTGTGGCTCAGCTGCCAACGATTGCTGTGGATGATGCCTCGGTGGCTTCGAAGGGAGACGAGGAGCAGGTGCACACCAACGGGCAGGTTTGCACCCCCAACGAGACTAAGCAGGAG GACTGCAACCGCTGCAAGTGCGCCGCCAACGGGATCGGCTGGTTCTGCACCCGGAAGGCTTGCCCACCGAGGGAAAAAAGACACGCGTCCCGACAAAATCCGCTGCAGTGCACGCCGGGAACGTCGTTCAAGAGCTCGGATGGATGTAACGATTGCTTCTGCACCGAAACCGGAATCGCTGCCTGCACGATGAAGTTCTGCTTCAACGATGTTGCCAAGGTCAAGCGGGAAGCTCCCAAGCTGGCCAAGCAGTGTGAACCGGGAAGTTCGTTCAAGAGTGCCGACGGATGTAACGATTGTTTCTGTACGGAAACCGGAATCGCAGCTTGTACCATGAagttctgtttcaataacaagGTAAAGCGAGAGGCTCCAGCTGGTACCCAGTGCGTGAAGGGAACGTCTTTCAGGAGCTCGGATGATTGCAACACTTGCTTCTGTGGTGAAAATGGTGTCATCGCTTGTACCAGGAAGTTCTGCGTGCCCAAGGTTAAACGGGATGTCCAGCAGCAGTGCGTTCCGGGAAGCACATTCAAGGATGCCGAAGGATGTAATGATTGCTTCTGTACCGCTGACGGACGTGCAGCTTGTACGGAAAAGCTTTGCCTGAAGCCACAGAAGACGAAACGGGATGCTCCTCAGCCGGAAAAGCAGTGCGAGCCTGGAACTTCATTCAAGAGTGCTGACGGTTGTAACAATTGCTTCTGCACGGAAAACGGAATCGCCGCGTGTTCGCAGAAATTCTGCTTCCCGACGAAGACGAAGCGACAGGTGGCCATCGGTCAGGCGGTTCCCAAGGTGGACTGCAAGCCGGGAACGTCGTTCAAGCACTCGGACGGATGCAACAACTGCTACTGCGGAGAGAACGGAATCGCGGCCTGTACGCAGATGTTCTGCTTCACGAAGGAGAAACGAGATGTTGACGAGCTGCCCCAGTCGAAGCTTGCTCCCGGAACGGAGGGATTCGAGTGCAAGCCAAACTCCCGCTTCAAGTACCAGTGCAACCAGTGTCGGTGTGACAATACCGGAAAGTTTGCAGCGTGCACGTACAAATTCTGCATCGAGGGTGAATACTGA
- the LOC120425834 gene encoding uncharacterized protein LOC120425834: protein MKAFAVTLLAIVAVALLVDVCQGQYDFRKPDGRMEDIEAMLKHSHMPSFEDMPRFRRSPFDDFNEEIEEHAGGNDHDHNQGGGQGQGQGQGGQNGQGQGGKH, encoded by the exons ATGAAAGCATTTGCCGTTACTTTGCTAGCGATTGTAGCTGTTGCTCTGCTGGTG GACGTCTGCCAGGGGCAGTACGATTTCAGGAAGCCGGATGGTCGAATGGAGGACATCGAGGCCATGCTGAAGCATAGCCACATGCCGTCGTTTGAGGATATGCCGCGGTTCCGCCGGTCGCCGTTTGATGATTTCAACGAGGAGATCGAAGAGCACGCTGGTGGAAATGACCATGATCACAACCAGGGAGGCGGTCAGGGTCAAGGCCAGGGTCAGGGAGGGCAAAATGGCCAGGGGCAGGGTGGAAAGCATTAA